The Cyclopterus lumpus isolate fCycLum1 chromosome 18, fCycLum1.pri, whole genome shotgun sequence nucleotide sequence tttatttatttttttatttatagctGGACTCCGATTCAACGTTTTCGCCTCTTTGGAACTTGATTTCTTGTGcgagaataaagaaaaaaggtgcACATTCACACGTCTCTCTTCCCCGTCGACACTTTGCAATGTTTCCAGAGGCAAACACAGGGTGAGTACTCTTAAACAACCAGCTGTCCTCTTCCTTCCCATGCGGCTCTACACATGGCCCCTTCATGGGCAGGTCGAGGCTGTGGGGAAGAGATATGCATGGGAATGTTTGGAgaaagccccccaccccccccccccccttaaagaAAAGAGCACATGCTCAGTGGGCAGCACAGGTTTGAATGAAAAGCTATACATGTATTCCTGTGGGAGTCCTACATGGTATTAAACGGTATCTTTTACACTTTATAATACTTTATAGCACATGTTTACATGATAATAGTATTCGTAGTGTTGTATTATGGTCTGTCCCGTGGCAGTAGGTGTTAATAAAGCACTGCAGGGCCGGCCTTTTCACAGCATGTTTATTTATAGCACCGCCTTGTGTAGCCATTGCTCCGCGctccagtgggggggggggtgaaggcaCTTTGTCACATGAGAGGAATTACACAAATTGTCAAATTGAAGGAATTAGTGTGTGCAATCgaaaagagagagtgtgtgcgtgtgtgtgtttgtcttcgaGTCATATCTTAATTAGCAGCAGCTCTCAGATCAGGCCGCCTgcccagaagaaaaaaaaagcctgttatTCCCCGTAATGTGATTATATTGACCACCCATCACATGATACGTAATGAATCAGGAGGCAAGGCGGAGGTTCAATGAGGACGCTGAGAGGAGCTGACATTTCATCGCAGTCGACCTGACCCCAGACCATCTTTTCATGTCATCCAGCTACAGCTACGAGGACTGTAAGGCCACAGCCGATTGGCTGATGGCCCAGACGGACGTCCGACCCACTGTGGGCATCGTGTGCGGCTCGGGGCTCGGAGGGCTGGCTGACATGCTGAAGGACCAGGTAGCCTTCAACTACAAAAACATCCCCAACTTCCCACAGAGCACTGGTGAGTTTTAACCACAACGCACCTCTGAGTTTCCCATCTACGGTTCACATTCACTGAccggttgtttgtttgtttgtgtgtttgtttgtttttgtcctgcagtGCACGGACACGCGGGTCGGCTGGTGTTCGGCACCTTGAAAGGGAGGccgtgtgtttgcatgcaggGGCGCTTCCACTTGTATGAGGGATACCCAATccagaaggtgtgtgtgtgtgtgtgtgtgtgtgtgtgtgtgtgtgtgtgtgtgtgtgtgtgtgtgtgtgtgtgtgtgtgtgtgtgtgtgtgttgcaatgAAGTGCATTTACACCCTTGAACCGGGGAGAAAATTGACGTGAAATATGTGGCCTTCAAGAAATGCTGTAATCGTTTTTCCCCTCGGAATGTTTATAtgatatctatatttatatacggtgtgtgtgtgtgtgtgtgtgtgtttctagatTACACTGCCCATCCGCATCTTCAAGCTGCTCGGGGTGGAGACGGTGATGCTGACCAACGCCGCCGGAGGCCTGAATCAGGACTTCAAAGAGGGAGACATCATGATCATCAAAGACCACCTCAACATGCCGGGCTTCGCCGGCAACAATCCGCTGTCCGGACCCAACGACGAGAGGTAGGACGGGTTTCCGGCACCGGGCCGAAGCGGTTATATTATAGAGAGACATTTATAGAGAGCTCAAAAAAACGCACTCAGCGAAGTCACCTGACCGATGGTCTCGAGCAAATCAATCATGGCGTCCTGGCGGCGGTGAGGAGCGCATCATTTAATTTAAGAGCCGAAGGTTAAATCGGGCCGAGAAGGGGAGATTTTAAAACGAGGCGTGTAGAACAACGTGTTCGTTTTCGTCGTTTTAACTCGGCCTGTTGAACCTGACCTTCATcaccactccccccccccccccccccccccccatttgtccctctccgtcctcctctcGCAGGTTCGGCGTGCGGTTCCCCTGCATGTCCGACGCCTACGACCGGGAGCTGCAGCAGATGGCCGCGGACGTGGGCCAGGAGCTCGGCTACGGAGACTTCCTGAGGGAGGGCGTCTACTGCGTGCTGGGCGGACCCTCGTTCGAGACCATCGCCGAGTCCCGCATGCTGCACAAACTGGGCGCCGACGCCGTCGGTGGGTTGTTTGGCTTATTGAACTTCAAGAGCAATTGttcagaatttatttattttttattacctttttttttatcatcatcCCACGATGTttcataattataattttttttttccctcgccAGGCATGAGCACGGTGCACGAGGTGATCATCGCACGCCACTGCGGCATGCGCGTCTTCGCCCTCTCGTTGATCACCAACCAGGCGGTGATGGACTACGACAGCGAGGAGAAGGCCAACCACGAGGAGGTCCTTCAGATGGGCAAGCAGCGAGCGGAGCAGCTGGAGCGGCTGGTGTCCACCATGGTGACCAAGATCgagcacaacaacaactacgTCTAGCTACGTcaggaggcggagcttaggAGGACTTTATGTACTGAATGTGGTTTATGTATATCGAACGCTGTCGTGGCCCCAGTTAGTTTATTATCAGGGCCGAAAGATGATGATATTAGATTCTtcttgaatgaaaagtgcttcaTGTATAAAATgcgttattaatattattataatagagCGGTCCTCCGAAAGAATCTCACTTAAGATTTACACAAGCGTTGTTTTCCGCTTCTTGTGACGTCTCACATTCCTCTGCCGAAGAAAACGCGTTGTTTTTGTATCATTCTAAACATTTTATCATTGTCCTAACTTAAAACTTGTGATCGGATTGTGTAAATGTCGTCGATTTTTAACTTAACAATGAGCGAAAAAAGCTGTAAAGTTCTCAACGTTACGATGCTGTTGAAGTGTGTACATTAGTGGACTTAATGTATTTTGCTGTGCTTGCTTTTTtgttactaaaaaaaaaaaaaaaaaaataaagtattatttattactacATCACGCTTGTGTTCTTTTCGGGAACGTCAGAAAATTGGAAAAATTAATTCAGAGACTCGTGAAATCCGGCGGGTTTATTTGCAAAGTATTTTACAGATTGCGTCGGCATGACGACTGGATCCCAAGGGGCCCCTGAATGTGCCCCGTTGTAAACATTGCGTAACGTTACGGCAGCATTAAGACATGGAGACGCGAATGCTGGCATATTCATATACATCAAGTGGAGGGGGTCggatgtgacttttttttttttttaaatgtttgtaaatTAAGTGTTCTcccatttacaaaaaaaaaaaaaaaacacttttttttgatAAGAACATTATAACACTCCAAAAAGTTACACGCGTTATGTcggaatacaaaataaacacctTGCTGGGTCGAACACAAATCAGGCAGGCAGacaataaatcacatttcacACCGCATGCTCACATCATATCCATCCATCTTGCATAATAAGTTTCCCTTCTCCCGAAAGTAGTAAAAAGAGCCATGCGTAAGAGTTAAGATAACCAGGATTAAAGAAATGCGCCTCAGGAGCCCGTGAAGCTCCACGAGGTGAGAGCGGAAAAAGTTTTGGCACGAGATGTAAACGTAAAACGGATCTCTGAGCGTTCTGCAGGATTGTCCTCAAGTACATTAACTCTTGGTGGACTCCATCAGGATGAACGTAGCCATGCAGAAGTATCGTGTTAATCAACACGCGTCGATTGTTAATTctctataaaaacacaatttaaaaaaaaacaaaaaaagtgcacCTAAAATGTCGTAGTTGACCTTCTTAAAAAAGGAACAGTGCGTAGCGTTTAGTGGGATCTGTTGGCAATGAATGGAATATAATACGATCGAGTACGTTTTCTCTGTTGTGTTTACCATTACGGAGCCGGGCCGCCACGTTGCTACGGTAACCCCGAAGggacagggggaaaaaaaaaaaaccaaacactggctctagaaaGAGTCTTTTccaccgtagttctcctcaACGCTCGGCACGAGTTTCTGCCGACCAGATCCGACTCCTAGCCGCACCTTTAAAAGTTCCCGTCCAATCATATTGGTGGAAAACGTGGACGTGAACATGTATTTTAAAGTTAACGACGTGGCATTTCATCCATGAGCTCGACGCAACTTTACAGGAAGTCTACTGAAAACACGCCGACGCTCAGCTTAAGTTctaaatgtgtttcatgtgtttataATAACGTATTTGGATTCTTAATCCATTCATTCACTTTCTTACCACACTACGTTTTGGTCTGCTACAACCTGGTGGATACACACTACTTttataaaattatattattttatttttggctgACTACAAATATTTTAGACTTTCCAAACCAACTGGAATTTACCAAATAAGTAGATTTCTGTCCCCAGGGTATCGCtgctatgtgtgtatatatatatatatatatatatatatatatatatatatatatatatatatatataaattcacagctaaaaatgcttttaaaaaaaatgctccgAGATTTGAGCGTCCAAAACAAAAGACCCATAAAGAACTGGCACGTGTTCACAATGCAGGAACCATATAGACGACATGTACAGTCTTCAGCATCGGAGGGAACCGGCAGGAGGAAGAAGGCACTTCAGAAAACAACACGATGGGGGTCCGGAGCAGAAGGGGGTCCGGAGCAGAAGGGGGTCCGGAGCAGAAGGAGGTCTGGAGCAGAGGGGGTCCGGAGCAGAGGGGGTCCGGAGCAGAGGGGGTCCGGAGCAGAAGGAGGTCTGGAGCTGAGGGGGTCCAGAGCAGAAGGGGGTCCGGAGCAGAGGGGGTGTCTGGAGCAGCTCTCAGGCAAACATGGTCAGCGTGATCCACTGGCGAACACAGAAGAGAGAGCGTGGGAATTAGTGGGGAATACATGGCGAGCAGATCACACAAGACaaccccagtgtgtgtgtgtgtgtgtgtgtgtgtgtgtgtgtgtgtgtgtgtgtgtgtgtgtgtgtgtgtgtacggtagCGTCTCCGGTACCTGATGGAAGTTGAGGGACATGAAACCGTCTTTATCCGTGTCCATGGTGTGGAAGGTTTCTGCAGAGACAAGTGTTTTTTaacttgtgttttattgattagCAATAAGCTAATTGATGTCGTGGGACTCACTGAACATGGTCTCCAGCCGCACCAGACAGGTGACGAAGTTGTCGAAGTCGACGGACATGTCGGCCTCCGTGTAGCGCAGGATGATCAGCTGGAACAGCTGGTTGGTGAGCTTGAAGCctgcaaagagacaccaaacgaGTGAAAGACGCTTCGGGGACTCCCGCGTTTATTTCTTCCCTGCTGTTGAGACGAGGAGGCGTGGCCTCACCTGCCGAATCCAGAGCCATCCTCATCTCGTAGGAGCTCATCGTGCCCGATTTGTCCAAATCGAACTGCCTGAATATGGTCTGTCGAGGTCGAACGGGAACGCAGTGTACGTACGAGAGGagaaaacatataaataaacaaaagaatggCGCAAGCACCGTGAAGCAGAATCAATATTGTTTCAGCCCGATTGCCTAATCGGACCCGACGGGGGTTTAATCCTACCAGGTAGCGCTTAATCTTTTCCCAGAGGACGTGGAACTCCGTCAGGCCCAACTTTCCACTGCCGTCCGTCTGAGCCGAGAAGTTaaggagcaacaacaacaacaacaacaacaacaacaagcagacTATTTTAAAAAGGGTAACTCCACTGATTTCAGGCCTTAGTTGTGCGAAGTTTGACCTCCGACCTCAAGGGGATCGTTGGTTTCGGGTGAAGAACACGAGtttgaaaatttaaaaaaagcttgagGCTACGTTAGCTGCTACTAGTAAAAACCCACCCGAATCGGTgtgcgttgcattgtgggtaatgttgGCAACCAAgttttgacaaggaagaagaatgcaagaaatacaaaagacaaaatatcTCTGATGCAACAGCATcattttgttatgattaaatatgtgATGTCGCTGTTATTCTTATCATTagatttaatatataatgtgtcatgttattattatcatcatctattataatttactttcttataaaacatttttaagcTTTAATTCCATTCCACGGATACGTCCATGAGGCTGATCATACTGCGACACGCTTCCTTTGTGAAGCCGTCGGTCTTCAGGTCTTTATctgtaaaagagaaaataagacatttaacactttttatttaatccGCTTCACGactaattaaataaagttatgaGCCAGCTTGTAATTTCAGAGTTGTTACAAACGTTTGCTGATGATCCGGTTCAAAATGGTCTGCAGCTCCGTGAGGCTGATCTCCATGTCCTGGTGGCCCAGACAGACAcggtcaaatgtgtgtgtgtgtgtgtgtgtgtgtgtgtgtgtgtgtgtgtgtgtgtgtgtgagagagtgtgtgtgtgtgtgagagagtgtgtctgtgtgtgtgtgtgtgtgtgtgtgtgtgtgtgagtctgtgtgtgtgagtctgggtg carries:
- the pnp5a gene encoding purine nucleoside phosphorylase 5a, with product MFPEANTGYSYEDCKATADWLMAQTDVRPTVGIVCGSGLGGLADMLKDQVAFNYKNIPNFPQSTVHGHAGRLVFGTLKGRPCVCMQGRFHLYEGYPIQKITLPIRIFKLLGVETVMLTNAAGGLNQDFKEGDIMIIKDHLNMPGFAGNNPLSGPNDERFGVRFPCMSDAYDRELQQMAADVGQELGYGDFLREGVYCVLGGPSFETIAESRMLHKLGADAVGMSTVHEVIIARHCGMRVFALSLITNQAVMDYDSEEKANHEEVLQMGKQRAEQLERLVSTMVTKIEHNNNYV